The Corynebacterium freiburgense region ACCATACAACTGTGGAATTCCGCCATAACAACTCTCGGATAAGGGCACTCGACAAATCAATGTTCCCATGCACAACCACGCCTTGAATACGTTCCATTGGAACATCGCCTATCACTTCGTCACCTTTGACAACTCGCAATCGCCCGCGCTGAACTGAAGCTCGAGCGCCTTGAGTAGTGATATGCGCAATCTGACTGTCAGGATTAGAAGCAAGAACTCTTCGTTCGAGCACTTTTCCATGGTGCTCGTCCGGCAAGCAAACCGAAATATGCGAGCACAAGTTACATAGAGGCGAATCGATAAGGGGCGGAGGAGCTACGGAAGATTCAACGATTTTTCTTGTTCGCCGAAGAAACTCAAGCGCTCTCTGACGATCATCGTCATCAATGTCAACAGATACAGTTTTATGGTGATCAGTGAAGTGAACTGCATATTCAGTCACTTTCCTGCCTTCTTCTGTCAAGCAAATCCCTTGCAAAACCAATTGCATTCTGTTGGCTTCAGTGACTTTTGGGGTCCGTTTAATTGGCGTCGCTTTGTATTCAACAACACGCAGCTCCCCATTTGACATTTCTTCAATAGCATCGCATCTGCCGACTAATCCCAGTGAGGGCGAGCTCACCGGAACTGAACGCTGTTGGTGCTTCCGCGACGTCGATACACGATCAACATTTTTATGAGCGGAATGTCCATGCTGCATCTGTGCAGTATCAGTTTGCTCACCGTTGGTTTCAAGCCACGCTCGCCGTGGGCAAAACACAGTGTGCACAACCAGTGATATCGGAATGACGTCCGTGTCCCGAACCTGGCTCTGTGCGCTCACAGCTGCCACAATTCACCTCTTTGAACTTGGCGTTCAGGTGCTGTGCTACTCCCTGTTTTAAGAATCGGAAACACGGTTATTACCGTCACTCCACGTAATCGAAGCCACTGCATTGCTGCTTTTACTTCAAGAGAGTTTTGTGCAGTATTTGAAGTCCCTTCCAGGATCGAGCCAATATTGTCTGTAACTAGCGCTAACTCACCCGACATGAGGATGGATCGCAATCGTGCCAAACTCATTGGCTCAGTTGGTACCGGAAGAATCATCCGACTTGGGTGGAGTCTTGTTCGGTGCCAGGCACCAGGAGTTACAGAAATTCCGCCCGAATTGTGTACCAACGGAAACGCAGCAATGCCTAGCAAACCCGCAAAAGCTAACGCCACATCCGTCGGTGCTGGCGACGTCAATCCTGTGGAGGTACGTGAATCAACTTTCTGCTTTCCGATCGTATCGTCAACACTTCGCCCTGTAATCCCAGCAAAAATCCTGCTTACATCCCATTGGCTGAGCTCTTTAACCATAGGACTCAACCGATCTTTGACGAACTCTTCACCACGATTGCGCGTTTTCATTTCCCAACGAGACGCACCTTCATCTGGTCGATTGCTTTTGCCATCACAACGCCAATATGCGGCTTCTCCTAGGGCAGCAATCCATTGCAACGAAGCATAATCCGCGGACTCGAAGCACACATCGATCGCACGGTGCCGAAGCTTCTGATGCTCCCGCCAATCGCCGCTATCTGCGATTGGATCCATTGCCCGTATTCGAGGCGACATTGGCGATAATTCAACAGCTTTCTTTTTCGCTCCATATGTATGACGCACTTGCGGCCAAGCATCGGGAGCTGCAAGGTGTGTTGCATACTCAAGAAGCAGTTCAGCGATCGCTTCTTCAGTTACATCCGGAACGGATAGTTCTCCCAGAGGTTTTTCTTCGTTTGTCCACCGCATTCTGGCCTTACCGGGCCATTTCTCTTCACAAAGCAGCGCGAGCCCGTACATTGCAAAGTGAGACAACGCAGACTGGATACCGTCACCGATCATAAGCGTAGCCATTACCGCCCCTCCTTTGAAACCTGAGCGTCAGCTGCACGCTCAATGTACTCAAGGTAGGCCATCTGGTACGGCCCGAATTCTTTATCGGTATGCCAGATCATCGAATCCCACTCGCCTTCCACAAACAGCCGCCTTGCTTCTTCCCGTAATGCAGGCTCGGTTTCTGGTAGTAGAAAATTCTCGTACGCATGAGGGAAACCGGAACGTCCACACCCATGGCTGCAGCCGATGATTCGCAATGCCACATCCGAACAATCCATATCCTCAATGTGCTGTCGACGATCTGTAGACACCAGTAGCGCCGACATTTGTTCATGTCGCCAACCCTGTGGAAGACCGCTTCGATGCCGCGCAATTGCCGCCTGTTGCTGGGTTCTGTCTACACTTTTAGCTAATTCTGGATCCTTTAACTGGCGTCCAAGCATGGTTTGGAATCGCTTATCCGCCTTGCCATCATCATGATGCGCAGCGGCAAAAACCACGTCCTGAGCAAACACCTCTGCTAAACCAATTTTTTGACACAAAGATTCAGCCCGCTGCTTCACATTAGATTGATGACTTTCCAGCGAAACTATTTCTTTCGAAGAAGTCCACACTTGCTGGTTTTCTTCGTCGGTTTCAATCGAGCGTTTCCGCACCGCATACCACTCGACTACCTGCCCTATACCAGGGTATTCAATAACCGCTGAGGGGATAAGAATCTCACTATCATTGTTCCCGGCTTCTCGCCAGAGTTCAGTCGCTTCATCAGGGCTTAATCCAGCGAACTTCCGGAACCATGAGCTAGCATTCTGT contains the following coding sequences:
- a CDS encoding CRISPR-associated endonuclease Cas4/Cas1; this encodes MSAQSQVRDTDVIPISLVVHTVFCPRRAWLETNGEQTDTAQMQHGHSAHKNVDRVSTSRKHQQRSVPVSSPSLGLVGRCDAIEEMSNGELRVVEYKATPIKRTPKVTEANRMQLVLQGICLTEEGRKVTEYAVHFTDHHKTVSVDIDDDDRQRALEFLRRTRKIVESSVAPPPLIDSPLCNLCSHISVCLPDEHHGKVLERRVLASNPDSQIAHITTQGARASVQRGRLRVVKGDEVIGDVPMERIQGVVVHGNIDLSSALIRELLWRNSTVVWCSSSGRVYGWSKPAYGPNGLARLKQHVMSDRGNLLIASEMISCKIANQATLLRRNGHDSETVETLRKLQKDVLEIASQQELFGLEGEAASLYFSSFSSMLREKSLQELDWQWIGRHGRGANDHINILLNYTYALLVSECIRAILSCGLDPHAGFLHSSNRNKPALALDLMEEFRAPIADSVVITLINRHQLSKRSFSRIGNVLRLSEDGRKAVISAFEKRINTEFRHPVFEYSVTWRRAIEVQARLVLGVIDGTQKVYRGVKIR